The nucleotide window GTGTCTCTGTTCCTGCATACATTTTGGAATTGTTCCATTAAGTCCATACTGCCCTTCCATATCCCTTCTGCTAAGATGCATCAACTGAAATTGTTTTtagtattaaatttcatctgccactggtCTGTCCATTCTGCTGGTCTATCAATGTCGTGTTACAGGCAATCTGTATCATCCTTGCTGCTTGTCACTCCTTCAAATTTGTTGTCACTGGAAAATCTTCAAACTTTGCTCCATGTTCCATGATCCAAGTTACTTGTATACAGCAAACATTGGAGCGGGCCCAGCACTCACCCCTAGGGAACACCACTGTCTGTCAACCGCCAGTCCTAAAAAGAGCCATCTACCATGACTTGCTACTCTTCGTCCTTAAGCCAGTTTTCTTTTATCCACTTGCACACTGGCCTTCCTACTCCATAAGCCTCAATTCTGTCAACCAGCCTTtgatgtggtatcttgtcaaatgcTTCCTTAAATTCCACATCCACCACATTCCCTTAATCAACTTCttctgttacttcctcaaaagagTCAGTtagattagtcaagcatgatCTGTGTTTTACAAATCCACCTGGGCTCTCTCCAATTAACTCAAACCTTTCCAAGTTCCAGTTGACATTTTTTCCCTGATTAAGGATTCCAAAACCTTACCCACCCCTCGGGCCGGATTTTCCACCTGCGctcgacccaaggccagaaaatcctgcccaacgtcAACAGTCTTTTGCATCGtccgtgtcctgcctgctacaattctcgTGGTGGGCGGGCCTGGAAATTCCGCCCTTCATGTTAGATTAACTGGCTCTATTGCTAGGACTGTCCTCGCACTCTTGAATAAAGGTGTCACATTTACCAGtctccagtcctccagcacctcacCCATTTCTCAGGAAGCTTGAAAATTTAAGGCAAGCCCTTCTGCTATCTCCACCCCCACTTCCTTCAGCAACTTTTGATGCAAGTTCACAACAAGTGACTAATCTGCCCTAAGCATAGCCAGCCTTACCCTTTCAATTTTCACACCATCCATTGCCTCCACGAGAGATATTGTCAGGGTCCTTCCTTAGTGAAtgctgatacaaagtactcattaagtatTCTAACCTTGCTCTGCACATCTGAGCATATATCAGCCTCCTTGTCCCTAATAGGACCCATTCCACCTCTAACTTCCTCTTATCACATGCAATAGTTCTTGCATATCTCTGTGACTATCCAGcatatctgtccctctatctctctctgtatttccaGGTATATAGCATAATTGTATCTTTTTTGCTTCTCAACTCTAACCAAATGGACTCTGTCCTTGGCCCTCAAAGAAATCTTCTCTTTTTAATATTACAATGTCTTCCATAATCATTACTGCCACCCCACTTCCCTTTATTCATTTTCTACCTTTTctgaatagaatcctacagtgtaaaaggaggccatttagcccatcggttctgcaccaaccacaatccaacccaggccctatccccatacatttaccctagctagtcctcctgacactaaggggtaattcagcatggccaatccatctaacccgcacacctttggactgtgggaggaaactggagcacccggaggaaacccacacagacacggggagaacatgcaaactccatacagatagtcacccaagccaggaattaaacccgggtccctggtgctgtgaggcagcggtgctaaccaatgagccaccgtgccacccctgtatgCTTTATATACTTGTATATTGTGCCCAATCCTCATCGTTTTGAAGCCAGGTTTCCATTATTACCATTACATCATATGCCTAGACTGCGGTTTGTGCTTGGAGCTCACCAACATTCATCATGCTTTGTGTGATTATGTACATGCATTATAAACAGGTTTTTGCTATTCTGTACTCATTCATAGTTTGCTCCTATCTAATACGGTAACTCCCTTTTTTAGTACTGTCTAACACTCTCACTTTATGGACCGTATTCTTTTCTTTTTACCTACGCTGGTGCTTATcacctgccaaattagtttaaacccttcccacAAGGACATTGTTCCCAGTCCGGTTGTGGTGCAACCCATCCCTTTTCAGCAGGTGCCTTCTGTCCCAAAACTGGTCCCAATGTGCCAAGGATCTGAAGCCCTCCCGCTTGCACCATACTTTAAGCCATGCATTCCTTTTTCTActctggcactgggagtaatccagagattactccCCTCGAGGTCCACTTTTTAACTTCCTCCCTAGCTGACCTTAGATGCTCAatgccttccctctctctgtcattgGCACCGACAAGCACCACAACTTCTGGCTCACTCATTTCCCCCTGTAGAATACTCTTCCCCCCCTCTATGTAAGGGCCTTTACCATGGTACCAGGGTGGCACACACCATGTAAGACTCTGATGACAGTTAAAGAAATGGCTGTCTGTCTCCCCAACAATGGAACTCCTGCACCAACCGCATTTCTACGCTTTGCTCTTCCCTCCTGTACAATCCTGTGCCCATAGATGCAAAGGTCTGGGCTGCACTCCTTCAAGGTATTGACAGTCCGAGTTATCTCTAATACTGAGAGTTACGTCCTAAAGACTCCTGTGTTACCTGCCTCTTCCTATTCTTCTGATTGGCCAACTATTTTCTATGCTGACCTCTCACCTCCTGGAATGTATGCCCTTCCTCGATGCTCTGCAGTGACTGCACTGACAATTAACAATGCTAATTGGTTGGTCAACTTTGACCTGGTCATTCaaacttgaattggcatctgcAATTTTTAAGATTTAACAAGATACTCATGTTGATGTAGAGATGAACACACGACCAAAAATTAACAATAGTCAAAACACCGATCCTTTGAACGGATCTGTGCAAAGATTCTGTGAACGTTGAGCCGATCAAAGCCCTCCCTGTTCAGCAATGCTGTGTGTTCCAGAGGTGGATTTACAGTTCGTGGGACCCTGCCTTCATTTCTgggccccccttcaccccccatcTCACAACCCTCACAGCCACCCgccacccctcactctctcattctcacaaTCTTACTCACCTCGCTCATCTGGTCTTCAAGGCAGCCTCCTGTCCCACTCGCCATCTCCTCGTGTCTAAGGCTTGATTCGGGGCCTCGCGCCTCGCTGTTGCTGGCCTGCCCTTGGCCCTGGGTTGAGTTGCCTGCTCTCCTCGCTTGTGGCTGACCTCACCTCGTGGTGGCTTTCAGCACCTTGCACCTCGCAGTTGCTGGCCTGCCCTCGGCCCTGAGTCAAGTCTCCTGCTCGCCTCGCCTGCTGCTTCCCTCAGTGGCTGACCTCACCCTGTGGCGGCGCTCGGCGCCTCGCTGTTGCTACTCTACTCAGGGTAGAGTCGCAAACCTGCTCGCCATTTGCAAAAACGGTAAAACCTCCGcagcctctgcctctccctctgtgcCTGGTTGCCTCTCTTTATTCCTCACGCGTGCCTCCGGTTAACCACTTGGcacagtttggaccagtattttCCCGCTCTTTCAGACTCACCAATCGGAGTCTGATCTCACTCTGCATTGCCAGTTGATAGGCTCAACACGTATAATGAGTCCATCAGCATATGCGGAGTAAGATCAGGCTCTGATTGGATGCCCAGTGCATCGGCTGGCACAGAGTCTCCCCATTGACCAGGGTCCTGCGCCTGGGCAcagtgggtgaaattttcccgtcccacccgccacaggaatcgtagctggcgggacacggaccatgcaaaggtctgttgaccccgggcggggttttccagccttgggggcgagcgcggctggaaaatcccacccaatgtattCCACTGTAAATCCACCTCTGGTGTGTTCCCAGTTCGAGTGTGAAGCGACAATTGTAAATTTAAGGCCTTTGCTACAACGAATGCCTGACACACGCGGTTCTATAATTCAATCAGCAACAACTGCAAGTTATGGACCTGCTGGCTATTCATTTAAAGAAACGCTGCACAACAATAACAAAAGCTTATTTTGGCCCACAGTGAGGCAGGGAAGCATTAGGACAAAGAAAAAGCATCGTTAAAAATGACAATTGACTTAAGCTAAGTATCCAATAACTGATCTCAGGGCTGACGGtccagagagagaaataaaacagCGGTGGGGATCCCTCTCTTTTTCAGTGGTCCCTGTTGGATACAGCAACACGTGGATGTCAAATGAGGAAAGGGCTAACTGGGGTGCGATGATTTGTATATTGCGGTTCAATAGACTGGTGACACTCCAGATTCAACCGTGAAAAGTGCAGGTAAAACAAACACCATTTGTTAGTTTAACACTTCAGTTCAAGAACAAGAGTTGTAGGTTACTCCAACTGGGAGCAATTTTCATTTCCTTACTCTTTTTGAAGGGCATTACTTTTTtttaactggaagcaggagtcagTCTCGTGGGGCAGATTGTTCAGAAAAAAAAAGCCTGGTGTGTAAGGATCACCAGGGTACAGTGCTTAAGGGGACGTGTGAGCTGGTAAAGGAAGTTGACTGCTTCTGTCCTGATTACATATTGGGCTGGCTCCTGAACAGACAGGCAATGCTCCCCAGGCAATCCAATGCACTCAGACGCCCAACAGGAAAAGCACCCCCTGAAGTCAACCTCTGAGCGAATGTCGCCTCCCGTGCATTTAGTCCTGTATTGCACACCAGCCCCCGTTCGACATATTCACAACAACTGGGATCCAAATATGTTTAGTTTGTTCCGAAAAATGCGCACATGAAAGGACGTACCTTTAAAAATATGTCAgcaggaattctccaacctcgcccccggctgggattctccagtcctgctgctgagaacagggatttggctgagcgccaaattctccattctcgctggcagtggtagcgagtccggagaattccggctgtaGTTACATCTATGAACCCCCTCCAGTCTTTGATTTGTTTTTGCATTCCCCGACAGTATGTAATTGTACTCTGCTGAAAAACGTCAGTTACCATTGTAGATAACAATTGTGGACCAATTACTAATCGGAAAATCCAAATTCCCAACTCAAAACTACTTAGGAGGAACAACACCAAGTTATTTCTGAATTCCACaatgtttatttcttcagaaacGTTAAATATGAAAACTGGGAAAGAGATTGTGCGTAGCTGGGCGGAGCAGGATGAATTTAAATGACCGGATCTTAATAGGATGTTCGATGATGCTGCTGATCTTTCCCTCTCCTTTCTCCCCGATCTGACTTTGTGCTTCGAACGGACAGATCAGCAACAATGTCAAAACATGCAAGCTGTACTTTCTAAGGATTGTCGCCACTGGGGGGGAAATTTTATCCTAACTCAACCTGTCCAGTGAGGACAATTTTACCCTCACGCATCGGGTGGGAATGGACGGGATCAGGCAGAACACAAATCTTCACCCAATTCTATGGGGTGCTTTTTGACCTATCCCACCAGTTGGGAGATAGACTGATTTGGGCGCAACATTGGTTTCACACCTGCCCAGTTTTAATCCCCATTAAAGTCAACAGGTGGATTGGCTGGGGCGAAAAATGAGCATTCCTCCTGGTCCCATGGCTTTCCCACCTGGTGGCTTAGTTTGAAATGATTCCCACTCTCTTGTGAATCCAGACCATCCAGTGTGAGAAGAGGACACACAAGTGCTTTAAGCATTATTCACACTTGGAAGcactacttagaatcatagaatcctacaatacagaaggaggccactcagcccatcaagtctgtaccgaccacaatccaacccaggccgtatccctgtaacgccacacatttaccctgctaatcctcctgatactaggatcaatttagcatggccaatcaacctaacccacacacttttggactgtgggaagaaaccggagcagccggaggaaatccaggcagacacggggagaacgtgcaaactccatgcagacagtcacccgaggccggaattgaacctgggaccttggagctgtgaggcagcaatgctaaccactgtgccactgtgccgtgctTGGAGGTTCTTTGTTTCCAGTTGGGCTAAAGATGTGGTGGGGGTAGCGGGTGTGGGGAATAAAATTTGTCTTGGGCAGAATTGTGTCTGCTGCTTTTTACACGTCATACCTCCGACTGCAGTTCCAACTGCAATTGAACTCTTCAGGGCACCTCACCATCATGGATGCAACTGAGTTTGGCCGTGAAAATCAAACAGGACTGGTTCCACATTATTTAATGACATGGATCAGCACTGAATCTATCCAtcaggctggattttatggggcaAGTGGTCCTCACTCTCCTTAGctaaaggacacaggtttaaggtgctggggggtaggtacaggggaaatgttagggggaagtttttcacacagagggtggtgggcgagtggaatcgactgccgtcagtggtggtggaggcaaactcaatagggtcttttaagagactcctggatgagtacatgggacttaataggatggagggttataggtaggcctaaaaggtagggatatgttcggcacaacttgtagggccaaagggcctgttttgtgctgtagttttctatgtttctatgttagtgGGGTGTCCACCTTGGGGATGAATGGCTGCTCCCTGTCAGTCAATTGGCCATTACCAGGTTGGAGGCGGGGTTTCTATCCTTTAGGGGTACAAGAAGTTTCACCTCAGAGAGCTTCCGGCCAATAGGGTGGCTGGAAGCTCTCCCAGCAAAACCAGGAGGGAGTGATgcccactgctgggactacaggcagCCCCTGGCAGCAATTGTCGCTGGATTCAGACACCAAGCTAAGTGGTGGGACTTCACCAGGGTTAGGCTGGCAGGCCCTGGTGACTCAAGCCAATGAGAGGGTAAAGTGGAATGAGGGTGGGGGTTGGTACGGGGTGGTGGTACAGGTTTGTGTCTCCAATGGGCACAGGGGACCCCGCAAAGGAGGTAGCCACCCCCTTGTCTGACCCCAGCCAGTGGAGCTTCCACATGTCGGGGGTCTTCCCCTGCTGTGGGTAAACAGTGATGGAGGCAGGGTGAAGCCATTAGGTGGTCATTAACTGGCAGGGTGCGCAGGCTCCCCTTCCCTCCGTTCCCCGTAAAAATGTCATACAGACTGGGGTGGGTGTGAAGGTGGCAGGAAGGCCACACACTACATTTTaccaaccccctctctctccccctctctcaaccCCGCTGGTGGGGGGAAGGTAAAATACAGCCCATGGTAACAGAACAATAAgttcatttattcgtgtcacaaataggcttacattaacactgcagtgaaggcactgtgaaaatcccctagtcgtcacactccagcgcctgttcgggtacactgagggagaatttagcatgggcaatgcacctaaccagcacgtctttcagactgtgggaggaaactggagcacccggaggaaacccacgcagacacagggcgaatgttcagactctgcacagacagtgacccaagcgggaagtGAACcagagtctctggtgctgtgaggcagcagtgctaaccaccgtgctgcctctatAGCGGGGGAGTACGGGACTATTATGTAGTGCACCTTTACAATAATACCATCGCTGTCCAGTCCAAAAACAAACTTCAAATTATATCAATGAGCTACAAATGTGAATTTGTGACAAGCTGATAGTGACGGCTTTAATAAGCTAAGAGATTCCAGGTTTAACTCTTGTAAACTCATATCTACCATTCATTCTAAAGAGTGGGGTTTAAGATGAAGAGCTGACAAGGGGCAGAACGCTGAATTTTGGTAATAGCATCTGAGAAGGAAAGGAATGTTAAATGCAATCTTACACAGCATGCAGACATTCAGTTTCACAGGTTTGGTTCTAATTCACGAGAACAAAACAAATTTAAGGAAGTAAAGGATTTGCTGAAAGAGAAATatcaactctgcccattttattgCTGTGTGGCACTTTTAAGATTGACAGTTCTCAATTGCCAATGATCATCATTGTCTATACAGTAAATGCATAAAATATGAGCAAAGACAGTTTAAAGTTATTTTGTGTTCAGTTTTATTAACTGCATGGCTCAGGTTGTATATTATCAGGTTTTTAGTTGAGGCTGTATATTCCATAATAATCAGCTCTTGATAAGTTTTAGATTCACTCAGTTAAATATACTCACAACTATACTATGGAGCAttcaaatgtttgaacagtagcATGGATTCCTCATTTATGGTATTTTGTATATATGGTACCCTTCTTGAAATTTCAGAACACAAAGAGTTGCCACTTGCTTCATCCCAGGAGAAACATATGTCTCAGAAATCTGCAGCTTTGTCGGAGCAATGTGCAAAATTTGGAATATATAGCTTAAACAAGGTTTGCTAAGGCTCTCACAGTGGTTGAGATGCATCCCAAATTTCTAGGTTTATCTAAGCTGACCTTTTAAAGGTGCGAGCCCGTCCCACTCACTGATTTTGTAGTGAGGTATTTTCGAGAGGTCTATGCTGGTCAGATACATTCCAGTGacaaattaaatgacaaaagcaGATAGGCTTGAATGAACCAAATGGGGGCATATTATACGATTTGAGGGGTAACAAAAAATGAATTCTGTAAGATGATCAGGTCTTTCAGTGGCCAAGGTCAAACCTCTTTCTTTTTAAGTCTTAAAATAATACTTATCCACATATGCAATGCATTATTAAATTAGATTGATCACTTCTTTATCATTTTTATCAGGTCAAATATTCCTGCATTTTGCTAAATGATTTTTTGGCTTATATTTTAGGTTTTTATATTTAAGATAAATGATCACAAATGCTTTCTTTCTCAGATTTGTAACACTAGGTGACAGTGACCCAGGAAATTGTGTGATTTGACTGCCGATCCTCTTGCTCAGAGAATTCAACATGTGTGTGCGCACATGCATGCgtatgtgtgcttgtgtgtgtaagtgtgtgcaagtatgtgtaagtatgtgtttgtgtgtgtatgtgtgtgtaattgtgtgtatgtctgtgtgcaagtgtgtgtgtgtgtaagtttgtgtgtgtgtgtgtgcgtaagtgcgtgcgtgtgtgtgcgtgtaagtgtgtatgtgtgtttgtgtaagtgtgtgttcgcatgtgtgtctaagtgtgtgtaagtgtgtgcataagtgtgcaggtaaatgtgtgtgtgtgtaagtgcgtgtaTGTTTGtatggtaagtgtgtgtgtgtaagtgtgtttgtgtgtgtatgtgcaagtgtgtgtttctgtaagtgtgtgcgcgtgtgtgtgtgtgtacctgtttaATACTCTGTATAAATTCAATGCAGACATAACCAATATATGTAATTGGGTCATCTTTTTTAACCATTAAAGCATTGCATTTGCTGTTGCTAACATTCTGGATCAGATTTACTTTAGCAGGTTCATGAGTTAAAGAGTAGCAGCCTATAAGTTCTTATCACTAATTTATACATTAAAATGATCTTACCTtaagattcccttttgttgtaaAAGCTCTGCCACAGATTGTGCAGCCAAATGGCTTTTCACCAGTGTGTGTGCGCTCATGGATCTGAAGAGCACTTGCAGAAGAAAAGGTCTTCCCACAGGATGGACAGTTATGCTGCTTGGGTGTCCGACGAGGTGGCGGTGCCAGAATGGGTGTCATACCTGGACTCATGGCTGTCTGTGGTGCAGATGGAGCCTGTATACCAACTGGAACCTGCGTACCATCACCTAGGGAGATCGGCTTGCTGTGACCATTGACTTCCATTTTGACCACGGTTGGTGCGGTGCTGGTGACCAGGCTAGGAGTACTTTGGGTGGGACCTAGAGTGGAGTTGGGTTCAAATAACTGAGAAGGAAGTTCTTTCATCTTGTGCGTCAGTAAGTGCTGTTTTAAATTACCCATAGTGGAGCAACCACGATTGCAGATTGTGCAAAGAAATGGACGCTCTTTAGTATGGCTGCGGTAGTGAATTTCCAATGCACTTTTACAAGCAAAAGGTTTGCCACAGATACTACAAACAGTACTTTTCAACTTACCACATTCTTGGTTGGGGAACAGCATACTAAAAGCCTCTTCTTTGATGATCGGCCGTCCCAGGTTGGCTGTCAGATCTAGTGCACCTCCGTTCTCTCGGTGAGCGGACGGGCTGTCCGCTTTTTCTGATTTCACTGATGTCTCATGTGGCTCTTCTTGGGTGCCAAAGCCTGGTGACTTTGACCTTTGACTCTCAGCGTTACTGTGCACGGGTGACAGTGCctgcattgaagaggaacactCGGACATTGCTGGGCTACCCGCACTCTGACTTTCTAAGTCACCCACGGCGGAGGAGGAGTCATTAGTCAAGCGATCACTCTCCATGGATCCATTCTCGACAGATTTCAAGCCGGATCGCTGCTGCGTGCTCAGGGCACAGTCTATAATCTTCATCTGGTTCTCCAGGGCGGCAATGCTGGAAATGACCGAAGGAGGGGAATTTGGTAAAGAGCCAGAATAACATAACAATTGCTTCGAAGACTCGGTCGTGGTGATGTTCAATTCTGCCTCCTCGTCCATTGAGTTCTCATCCATCAGCTCATCATCGGGATAATTGCTCATGAGTTCAGCGTTTACTTCATCACAGGTTAAGTCTGTATCCATGCTGTCTGAGAAGCCCTCGGGTAAAGGTGTGTTTGGAATCTGGCCGCCCATGTGCATGCGAATGTGCTGTTGTAAAACCACTGCGTTTGTAAACTTCTTCTGGCAAATGGGGCAAGAATGTTGCACTCGGAGAGGTGGCTTTGCCCGGTGAACCCCGAAATGTGTCTTTAAGTTGCCCTTGGTGGTAAAAGCCCGGCCACAGATTTTGCACTTAAATGGCCTCTCGCCCGTGTGTGTGCGGTAATGCATTTTCAGAGCGCTCTGGCAACTGAGGACGCGGTGACAGATAATGCACTGGTTGGGGTCAGTCATCTTTTTGTCGATGTTCTCCACCAGCTGTTGCAGCTTTGAGGTCTCGGATGTTTGCATAGAGTCGAGTAGGCCGCCAAATGGGAACTTTGCTTTAAACTGACCAGATATAATGGGAAGCAGAGGGCTTGGGAGGGTTGTAGGAATGCTGCTCACTCCATTGTCCACAGAAGCCGAAGATGTGGTAGAGCACGGAGCGGAGGAAACTGACTGTCCAGTTGTGCAGTTCTCTACAGGTTTGAAGCTTGAAGTAGGTACGTTTAAACCTTGAACGATGGGAACCATGTTACCGCCATTAATTGACTGGGGGGATTCTGCGGTTATTGGAATGCTTGAATcatttttgttcatgtttggtgACAAAGAAGCACATTCACTTGATGGAGGAGATGGCCTTTGGGGTGACCTGTTTAAAGGAGTCACAGTTGGGGACTCAGCCAGGCTGGTAATACTTGACAGGGTTGGAGGCAACTGTAATCCAACTGAAGTTGGTAAGGTtgacagcacaggcttggtgtcCAACCAGGTTGTCACTGGCTTTTCTGGTGGTAAGGACATGCCGTATGGGATGCCTGTGCTTGTAGGTACATTATCAAGGTATTCAGGGACTGGATATGGATTCATCTGGATGTGAGGGTATTTTTCTTTATGCCTCTGAAAGTGAACTTTAAGGTTGCCTTTAGTGGAAAAACGATTTCCACAAATGTTACacttaaatggtctctccccagtatgggAACGGAGGTGAATTTGTAACGCACTGTCACTTCCAAAGACCTTAGCGCAAAACCTACACTTATGCTTGAAAAATGGATCTTCTGAGCTTGTTTTGGGATCAAATACGGAAACATTGGGTGGTTTGCCTTTGCGATGTTTCATAAGGGCAGCCAGTGGATCTAGAGCATTAGTCgttgcagcaatgctgaccagtgGGTTTTGGAAGATCACACTACTTGATGTGTTCTGAGGTAGCAGTGGATTAGGCATGCTGGAAGCTGGGCTGAGAAGATTGCCATGTCCAAGTGATGACGTTGAGTACTGTAACTGCGAGGAGGTGTTACTTGTATTTGAGCTGGAACTTGGAGTCAGGGAAGAGGAAACTCCACTCGTGGCTGGAGGCAAGATGGGTTCTGATCTGGGAGATACGCTGCTGGGCAAAACAGGAGTGCTGGCCCCAGAGGCAGGCTGTGTTATTTGCTGTGAGCtatcaaaggcagaggggtggATACTGGATGCCTGCCCTGCTCCCGAGGCTGAAATAGCGGCTGACAAGGGGTTCGAAGAATGCTCGCTGAATGAAACGTGCTGGCTCGCTGCGGATACGGAGGTACCTTGGGAAGATGCTGAGGGGTTTAAAGGGTGGATTGTTTGCGGAGTCATCATTGCCACTTGGTTGCGGATTTGTTCGATCAGTTGGAGCTGGTGGAGTTGCTGCTGTTGCAGGGCCATCAGCTGCTCTAGAATCATGGGGATGGCAATGGTGGATACCCCACTGTTTGAACTCGGGCTGTTAGACCGTGTGTCCTGTGAAAACTGCGCTACCGCCACCTTTGTACTTTGCAAAGTCTCTAAAGTCACGTTAGTGTTTGGCATGTTATAGTTGGTCATGGAAGATGATTCGGGAATCTGAGGTAGCGAAGTAGCAGCGCTGGAGGTCCCTTGATTCTGGTAACCTTTGTCGGTGGAAGCATCCACCTCCATTGGCTCTTCTTGCTCTGTGCTCTTCACCTCGGAGCTGTCATTTCCCTCCAGCGGATTGCTCTCCTCCGCAGCTTCGCTCTCCCCTTGGTCGCTTGGGCTACTGGCGGGAGAAGGCTCGAGGAAGTCTTCTGAGCGCGCTGCCTCCTCGTCATTCACGATCAGGACTAGTGGATTCTTAGTGCAATTCTTCTGATGCTCCATGAAGTCAGACCACTTGAAGAATTCTGCACAGCATTTCTCACAGATGTGGGTTTCCTCGCTTCCACTTCTGCTCTCGTTCCCGCTATCAGCATCATCTGGTCCTTCCCCCGGGGCAGCTAGGAAATCAAAAAGACACATCAAGCAATGACTTGCAAGACTATCCCTCCCTCCAATTTCAAGTTTTTGCACATAACTAAAATCAATATTTTTTTATTTTGTACAAATTACCTCACTTCAACACAtctcaggtccctctgtgtgtattCTATCACTCTTTCTACCTAGCTAATCATTTTCTTTGCACAATCCATCAAATTATGAGGCCCTATCAATTGTGGATACTGCTGCTTAATGAAATTCCATAGAAGCTATTGATTTCCAATATTTTCATACAATTCACAGCTGCCTTGTCTGTTGGGTACAAATCAAGCCTTTGATGGACTCATTAGGATTCCCCTTTACCATCAGGCTTCCTCATTTTCAACAAAATTAGAGAAGCCTTTGCCAGTTCACTTGACATCACTAAACTAATCTGTAACCTTTCAGACTCAAATCAGTACCTGACAGGGCAAACTGCCCCTCTGTTACTCAAATGTGGTCTTGGACTGACCAGATGTATTATCTTTATACAGCATCAAGACAGTA belongs to Mustelus asterias chromosome 7, sMusAst1.hap1.1, whole genome shotgun sequence and includes:
- the LOC144495956 gene encoding sal-like protein 3 isoform X2 — encoded protein: MSRRKQAKPQHLKSDEEAVAIVSQNSAPGEGPDDADSGNESRSGSEETHICEKCCAEFFKWSDFMEHQKNCTKNPLVLIVNDEEAARSEDFLEPSPASSPSDQGESEAAEESNPLEGNDSSEVKSTEQEEPMEVDASTDKGYQNQGTSSAATSLPQIPESSSMTNYNMPNTNVTLETLQSTKVAVAQFSQDTRSNSPSSNSGVSTIAIPMILEQLMALQQQQLHQLQLIEQIRNQVAMMTPQTIHPLNPSASSQGTSVSAASQHVSFSEHSSNPLSAAISASGAGQASSIHPSAFDSSQQITQPASGASTPVLPSSVSPRSEPILPPATSGVSSSLTPSSSSNTSNTSSQLQYSTSSLGHGNLLSPASSMPNPLLPQNTSSSVIFQNPLVSIAATTNALDPLAALMKHRKGKPPNVSVFDPKTSSEDPFFKHKCRFCAKVFGSDSALQIHLRSHTGERPFKCNICGNRFSTKGNLKVHFQRHKEKYPHIQMNPYPVPEYLDNVPTSTGIPYGMSLPPEKPVTTWLDTKPVLSTLPTSVGLQLPPTLSSITSLAESPTVTPLNRSPQRPSPPSSECASLSPNMNKNDSSIPITAESPQSINGGNMVPIVQGLNVPTSSFKPVENCTTGQSVSSAPCSTTSSASVDNGVSSIPTTLPSPLLPIISGQFKAKFPFGGLLDSMQTSETSKLQQLVENIDKKMTDPNQCIICHRVLSCQSALKMHYRTHTGERPFKCKICGRAFTTKGNLKTHFGVHRAKPPLRVQHSCPICQKKFTNAVVLQQHIRMHMGGQIPNTPLPEGFSDSMDTDLTCDEVNAELMSNYPDDELMDENSMDEEAELNITTTESSKQLLCYSGSLPNSPPSVISSIAALENQMKIIDCALSTQQRSGLKSVENGSMESDRLTNDSSSAVGDLESQSAGSPAMSECSSSMQALSPVHSNAESQRSKSPGFGTQEEPHETSVKSEKADSPSAHRENGGALDLTANLGRPIIKEEAFSMLFPNQECGPTQSTPSLVTSTAPTVVKMEVNGHSKPISLGDGTQVPVGIQAPSAPQTAMSPGMTPILAPPPRRTPKQHNCPSCGKTFSSASALQIHERTHTGEKPFGCTICGRAFTTKGNLKVHMGTHMWNNAPARRGRRLSVENPMALLGGDAMKFSEIFQKDLAARAMNVDATFWNQYAAAITNGLALKNNEISVIQNGGIPQLPVSLGGSGIPALTNATSGMDRVRPGSSPPVAGLEKPSTEGGANRPFARFIEDNKEIGIN